A single region of the Candidatus Angelobacter sp. genome encodes:
- a CDS encoding hemolysin family protein, whose amino-acid sequence MPHETGSSILLNLLAVAGLVLLNGFFVAAELALVKIRGTQLDTLILKRHRRAKIARQLVQNLDAAIGATQLGITLASLGLGVLVEPVFNALLTPVYTGLNVQSETVRHTVAIITGFLVNTFLLIVVGELAPKAIAIRKTLPVALWTAQPLVWFGRVTYPFIWLLNRSAQWLLGRLGVEAARESDRSHSEEELRLLFMASQKQSMTTRLGRDIVLNALDLRHRVARDVMRPRKEIVALDTAATTVECIDIAEKTRYSRFPLCEQGDLDKTSGVIHIKDLYAMRIKARVGADLLPVCRKLIYAAETVPLEKLLHLFLERKLHFAIVVDEYGGTVGMVTLENILEELVGQIQDEFDQEKPLLVNKDEHTWELDGALPLHELADVVGEPVQAEGITTTSGWVTHRLGGFPKPGDTLALGAYELRVQETDGTKVGKLKLTRRLEIADDGTTSMPSI is encoded by the coding sequence ATGCCTCACGAAACAGGCAGTTCGATTTTGTTGAACCTTCTCGCCGTCGCCGGGCTGGTGTTGTTAAACGGGTTTTTCGTGGCCGCGGAACTGGCACTGGTGAAAATCCGCGGCACGCAGCTCGACACGCTCATTCTTAAAAGGCACCGCCGCGCGAAGATCGCGCGGCAACTGGTTCAAAACCTCGATGCAGCCATCGGCGCCACCCAACTGGGTATCACCCTGGCGAGCCTGGGACTGGGGGTGTTGGTGGAGCCGGTGTTCAATGCGCTGCTGACGCCGGTCTACACGGGGTTGAACGTGCAATCCGAGACTGTCCGCCACACGGTGGCAATCATTACCGGCTTCCTGGTAAACACGTTTCTGCTGATTGTGGTCGGCGAGCTGGCGCCCAAGGCGATCGCCATCCGCAAGACACTGCCGGTTGCCCTGTGGACGGCGCAACCGCTGGTCTGGTTCGGCCGGGTCACCTACCCATTCATCTGGTTGTTAAATCGTTCCGCGCAATGGTTGCTCGGCCGCCTCGGCGTCGAGGCCGCCCGGGAGAGCGACCGCAGTCATTCCGAGGAAGAACTGCGGCTGTTGTTTATGGCCTCGCAGAAACAGTCGATGACGACGCGCCTGGGCCGGGACATCGTTTTGAACGCGCTCGACCTGCGGCATCGCGTCGCGCGGGACGTGATGCGCCCGCGCAAGGAAATCGTTGCGCTCGACACCGCGGCCACGACCGTGGAATGCATTGATATCGCGGAGAAGACGCGGTATTCGCGCTTTCCATTGTGCGAGCAGGGTGACCTCGACAAAACCAGCGGTGTTATTCATATCAAGGATCTATACGCGATGCGGATCAAAGCGCGCGTTGGCGCGGATCTGCTTCCCGTCTGCCGGAAGCTGATTTACGCGGCGGAAACCGTGCCCCTGGAAAAGCTCCTGCACCTGTTCCTGGAGCGAAAGCTGCATTTCGCCATCGTCGTGGACGAGTATGGCGGCACAGTCGGCATGGTGACGCTGGAAAACATTCTGGAGGAACTGGTCGGCCAGATTCAGGACGAGTTCGACCAGGAGAAACCCTTGCTGGTCAACAAGGACGAGCACACCTGGGAACTCGATGGCGCGCTGCCATTGCACGAACTTGCGGACGTCGTTGGCGAACCGGTGCAGGCGGAGGGCATTACCACCACGAGCGGATGGGTGACGCACCGGCTCGGGGGATTTCCGAAGCCGGGCGACACGCTCGCGCTGGGTGCGTACGAATTGCGGGTCCAGGAAACGGACGGAACGAAAGTGGGAAAACTGAAACTCACCCGTCGGCTTGAGATTGCGGATGATGGGACAACATCCATGCCTTCAATTTGA